The Phyllopteryx taeniolatus isolate TA_2022b chromosome 4, UOR_Ptae_1.2, whole genome shotgun sequence genome includes the window AAGGATTGTTAGCTAGGATACCGATGCAAGCTTGCCCATTTTTTGAAGTGGTTGAAGTAGGATGGATGCTTTCCCCACCTGTTGGGCAGAAATCACTTCAGCAACCCCTCTCCTACTAGATGCGCCATCTGGTGCCACTGCGACACCTGTCTGAACTCGAGGCGCTTTACTGCGACAGTAAATGCACATATTGCTCCTCGACGCAACATGCGTTCCGTCATCACGCAGTACATAATGTATTGGTTTGTCGACGCTGCGCTACGCCCTGCtaaatgcagtgtgaaaaggctttTACAgtcagacacgcacgcacgcattgCATGTTCCTTCTCCTCCACTGAACCCCTGAGACTGAGTCACCACTTTGTTTGGtttaattcaattttatttatatagcaccaaATCACAACAGAAGTTGTTTCAGTGCACTTTACACACGGAGCAGATCTACCACACTCCTCACTTATTAAATGACTAACTGACCCCCACATGAGCAAGTGCTAGGGGCCTGGGGCAAGGAAATATTCCCTCTTAGGAAGAAACCTCAAGCAAATCCGAGACATATGAAAGTAAGGCATTTCAATTAACCCTGCCTCAATTATTTCCCCTTTCTCCAGCTTGTCAGAGCTGTCTGAGTCTGGGTCCActcctgtgtgtgtttacatgagAGATGAGGTAtggaatgtacagtacatttatatGTAAAGACAGCAGAAGTATTTTGTGTGACATCCAGCTGTtagagcatgtgtgtgtttgtgtgtaggtgtgtggcGAAGAGGCCCTcaaaaaggccactctgaagtCTTTAGGCCTCACTGGTGGAAGTGCAATTGTTAGGTAAACTGGCCATTGAGGTTTACCTGTGATTCCAGATTCATAACCATCAATCTCAGTAAGTCATTTAATTCTGTTGTGTTTATACTTTGCTCTTGACAGGTTTTTGCTGAAAAGGGAAAAAGCACCAGGAGAAGATTGTATGGACACAACTGAAGTCACTCTTGTGCCAGTTCCCCCTGCTGTCAATGAATACCCCAAAAGCTCAGCTTCTCAGCTTGATCCTATTTCTTCACGTTCTGAAATCTCAGTCTCACACGAGACTGCTAAAAACTCTAACCCTGCTCAGTTAAGAGAAACTGTACCCGTTCTCACTCCTGTTTCTTCCACTAGTACACCTCCTGTTCAACAGGAAGGTGTTCAAAAAATCCAGGATACAGTTCTATCCAAGGCTCTTCCTGTAGTAAGAGAAATGCCAGAAACTTGTGGTGAGGAAGCAGGGCCATCAGGGCTGAACTcccaatcatcatcatcatcatcatcatcatcttctgaTCCTGTGGTGCCATTCATTCCTTTTTCTGGAGGGGGACAGCGCCTCGGCGGTCCTGGAGAAAGTGCAGTTGGACGCACACTCTCCTCATCTTTATCGTCTTCATCACTGTCGATGTCTGCCATAGAATCCCCCAAAGCCAAGAAAGCCAAGCCTTCCCACAGTTCTGCCACCAAGGTACATGATGTGTGAAAATTGATCTGTTATTACTTTTCGTtgttgtatatacagtggtaccttttACATATGAGTGTCCCAACTTTTGAgttttttgagttatgagctctGTGGTTTGGTCTGTAAGCTTAACTAATCTATTGCTTTCAAACCAGCTAAACTATATGCCTGTCGCAAGCTAGGATAAATAGAAATGGTTTAAGTCAGAAACGGCATCCATCCATAAAAACCTACACCAAAAATAGCAACTCCAAAAAGGGAAAAGATATAGATTCTTTTACTGTCCAAAAATCTTGCTAAATCACCTTTTACATACTTagcttacacttttttttatataattcatTTTGCCTCGAATAGACATTTTCTAATCAGAAATTATTTTTCTGCAGCATCAACCCACTGCCAAAAAGTCAGATGAGATTATGGATGGAGCTGTAAAATTCTTGGAGGTAAAGACTTCACTTGTAATCTTTAGATGAAACTAGTTGGGAATTTGTCATGTCTTCATCTTGGCTTTCACTCTCTTGCTGCAGCCAGTGGAAAGAGAGCCTCTTATCTACCACCTGGAGCGCATGTCACATGGCTCTAAAGATGACGTGGAGCTGCCAGATGAGTTCTTTGAAGTGACCATGGATGATGTACGCAAGCGTTTTGCCCAGTTAAAGAGTGAGAGGTTAGTGGATGAAAGCGATAATCATGAGACAGAATATCAATCTTACAATCAGTTAGTTGTTATCTGGGTACATTGTTGATACACCAGCCGCAAATACCCTCACAGCAACTGTCAAATTGTAAACTACTTCACTTGATGAGGATTTTGACTTGTCAGTGTCCACATTCAACTTTGTCCTGTCCACTGCAAAATGACCAATTAGAAGACCTTTTATCGTTACAtctgtcaaacacattttagatTGCATCTCCACAGAAATAGTGTGCTGATGACTtctaataaaagaaaaagaattgcCAAACAGAATCTGATTGATGCCTGCAGGTCAAAATCAGGTAGCTATAGCATTAATTAGAATACAATTGATGCAGAATACAATGTGAATTAATAATacattgttttgacattttctgagatttttttcaaacatgttGACTATCAATAGTTTAAACATTGATAGAAACATGATTCAGAGATTACTAATTTCTATCTACCTTTGTCAATATGATGTTTTAATGCTGTAAACCTAGAGATGAAATAAGATGTTCccagtttaaaatgtttgactttTACTGTTTGACAGCCTTGACGAAAAGTGCATATTTCTATTCAGTTGATTACATTACTTTGTTGTATACTTTATGGAccatattctcccatgtgcATAAGAGGGGAAAAGGTGCAGCTGTGCGCTTTTCTGGCTGCACAGATTCTCCCGTTCCCTTAAATAATTTACGTGCTCTCTAGCCAGATACGCGCTTCGGGTGACGCAACCCTTAAAGCAGGATGTTCCCTGTCAAAGCTGGCTTTCCGCGCATTCTCCGGTGGACTTCAGCAGTTTTCCTTTTACACACTCCAGAGGCTGCAGTAAGTCCGGCGCCCCTTAAAGGTTAAACATCATTTTGAGCAGGAGACACTTATAAAAGATTTACTGGCTAAGTACAgcttaaatataatttaaacaaaCATGGTGGCGGCCGCCGGCATTTAAAGACAAacctttggagtttttttttaaagtgtaggGTTCCCACTATTACGACAACTATACACATCGTAATGGTGCAATGGTaacttttatatttaataatttgttttattttcttctatGCCGTCCGTCAAAATGTCTACTCAATAAAGTGACTTCCTCGGTCTGTGGTGCAAAGAAGGTTTGGCACCGCTGATCCAGCCCTTTTTAGTCAACGGATCTCCAACATTCATTCAGCATTAAGCACAGTTGTCTTGTAGTATTATTGCATTTATTTCctactgaataaaaaaaacatgctctccAAAGTGTTACCGTGTTAGCACTGTGTGTTCATCTCTACTGCCTGACGATACAACCACTATGTAAGGTATTTTCATGTGTAAAGGGTGGTGTATTTTTGTAATGGATTTCGATGACATTCaaaagtctcaggaaaactctGTGCTCAatgatttacagccagcctcagaATTCAATTAATCACGtctcttttgtgtttgtgcactTATTCGTTGCTTACATGTAGTTGGTGTGTCAGAGGTCTGGACAGAATACACACAGATGAAGTGTGCAAACCTTGGCATGTAAACAAAGACTTGCACGTGAACAGGAGAATATAGCACTATGTACACAAAAAGTATATGTATAATATCGTATGATTATTATAATACAGTAGTAGTGTGTAATATAgtgttacattacatttatcCTGTACTGGTAATCGGTTCCAGTAACActtcattgttgtttgttgtacttttttaattgcaaattaaaataatgaGAGAAACTGCAGATGTTTTTATGAATGTGGCCAACAACATTGTGTGGGCTTTCAAAAGCTGTTCTCATTCATAAGACACTGCAAAAGCTTCAAAATGTACCTTTGGGTTACCAAGCATGCTTTATGTAGACTTTTATTTTCCAGCCAACAACCAAACATGAGGCCTCATACAtccttttttctttgtctgGCACCCTAATTATTTACTACTACAATGGAAACGAATGCAGGTACCAAAGGTGATGTTAAGCAGACCACAGAAATTCATCTCGACCACTAACACGCACGTTCATGCGTTACCTTTCTGTGCGCTCTGCTCTCTCTGTCCAAAGTTGGAATCaaccctctgtttttttttttacgccacTCATAACTTCATTGCTCTTTatccctttttttccttcaggaAATTGTTGGAGGAGACACCACTGATGACTAAAACTCTACGAGAAACACAGATTAAGGAGAAGATGGACAGATACCCCAAAGTGTGTACACACGCTACATGTACATTCCTGTTTTGAGACTCATACGATTGTAATATGCCCGCTTGTGCTGTTTCTCCAGGTTGTGCTGAGGATTCAGTTTCCAGATCGACACGTTCTACAGGGTTTCTTCAGGCCCCTCGAGACAGGTTTGTGTGCGCCCGTGCGCTTGAAGTCGTTCACGTCGGCTGGTAAGCTGCAGGTATGGCTGCAATGTTAAAGCTATTTGTGACTTCCTTGCCACGGTAATGACTGAAGCCACACCAGAGATGTTAAGAACGAGACAGGGCTATAACTGTGAACCAATTCTtcccaacagcaacaacaaatcaGAGAAGcatattctgatttttatttttttattttttttctagttgGGGCTTTAACAAATTTTGTAAGGAGCCACTTGGAGGATCCAAACCTCAGTTTCTACCTCTGTAAGTGCCATGAAGTTAGATGCTTCCCCCACACCCACCATATcctttttgtgaatttattttgaaTCCACCATCTCTACCAGTTAGTTTATCATTAGAGCATGTTGGATATAATGGTCTACTTTAGTAGACTGACTTCGTTAATGATCAAATGTGTTTGGTTAATCCAGTCAATCCAAAAGTATCTAACAGTGTTCGCTCACTAAGTACGTAAGTGCCGATTTACCTGACAATCAGGTGATAACTAAGGAAACTGTACATCCTAACCAAAGCACTGAAAGTATCAGTGAAAACATGTTCCCAAATGCTTTTGTATGATAGTATTACAAAAACGATTGATAGCGCAATTGTCAGTATTGTACTGTTGTCAGTGGACGCGCATATGTTTGGGTTACCTTCTTAACTTGTTCGCTTGTCTAAAATTATAACCGATACAACAAACACGGAAGCAGCTGTCATTTTGATTTGCACTCAGATCACAATCATTCACACACTGTGACGTCTGGCTCAccaaataatattaattatgtttcctcccacatcccaaaaacatgcattaattggaaactctaaattgcctgtaggtgtgactgtgagtgcgaatgtttgtttgtttgtatgtgccctgtgattggctggcaaccagttcagggtgtaccccgcctcctgcccgatgatagctgggataggctccagcacgcccgcgaccctagtgaggagaagcggttcataaaatggatggatggattaaaataaGTATAAACGTGTAAAGAACACTACATTTTAGCTATGTCCAACAACTTCATTTGCTTTCAATTTCTTTTCAGTTTTCACTCCCCCGAAAAAAATTCTGGATGATCCTGCTGTCACACTTTTCCAGGTAAGAGCCATCACATGGTTGATAGTTCTGCAAGCGCAACAATTTTAATACAAGGATTAGATTTAAACAAAGAGAACTGGACAGTCACTATCAATACACACATGCTGGCTGACTCTTCAAAGACCTCTTGCTCCTACTTGTACTCACGTTTCCCCTCACCCCTGTCCTTGACCCCAGCAGGATTTGGATTTTACCCTGAGTGGCACATGCGGTTATTACAGGCCTCACTTTGATCTATGCAACCGTGCACATacataaacacatgcacacacggaGAGCAATACGCAGAGCCATTCTCATACTGAAGTGAAGGAAAGTACTGATTGAAATCTATGAAGTGTAATTAGGCCAAACgtgacgcacgcacacacacacattctctctCTTAAGTATGTTGGCGTGTCTTgcctttaactcattcactgccagccttcccagttaacatggagggaaaattgatcagagctattgcacaaacattgggcatagccaatacaacactTTTTAATGTCCtgacaaagaaagaaactactggtgtactgtgcaacagacatcgaacaggtcggccaagggtatcaacagcagttgatgacggAAACATTGTGAGAACTGTGAAGaaactgtgaagaaacacccaaagacaacagtcagtgacatcactgtcatcctccacagggcaggggtgaaggtatcacaatacactgttcgaagaagacttcgagagaagaaatatggagcccataccacaagatgcaaaaagAATCCCAAgcccagattggattttgcaaagaagccACAGAAGTTtaggaacaaagttttatggactgatgagaccaagattaacttctaccaaagtgatggatcTCAATCAATCTCATCTGTGAAGtgtggtggaggtaatgtcatggcttgggcttgcatggctgcttctggaatggctgcttctggaatgggctcactagtctttactGATAATggaactcatgatggtagcagcagaaagAATTCTGTAGTCTACAAactcattttgtctggcaatttatagaaaaatgcatccaaactaatcgagagaagcttcatcatgcaacaagacaatgacccaaagcacactgccaacacaacaaaggacttcatcaaggggaaaaagtggatggtctggccaagtcaatcactgcaCCTTAACCCATTAGACCATTCATTTTGCTtcttgaagaggagactgaagggagaaacaaacaagaactgaaaaagCCTCCAGTAAAgtcctggaaaagcatttcaaatgaataatGCAACAGTCTAGTGAAGTCAATTGGTTGCAGGCTTATTGCCAGTAAGGGTTAtgtcaccaaatattaaatgttattcactttaagttaatttaataatgtctgtcccagtacttcaaacaaaaggtgctctgtacTGCGTTGttcaacacatctagatgttaatactatgaaataaaagctggaattctgaactttttcttatattcatcttttgatctgaaacccaaatgtcttcagtgtacaacaaaaacaaaggaattgaccttgccgttccaatactttaggAGGCGACTGTAAATTTAGCAGGTAGTTGTTTTATTGTACGTGTTTGAGATTACTGTCTGAAAAAAGGTACAGTAACCTCTGGAACAGGGGTTATTCACTTGTGTCAAATGTGACGTGTGCCTGTTTCTACTGTTTAGTTGTATGGTGGATAATACCAGCCTGTCTCTGGACCATTATAACAATTACAACCATAAAGCATCACGAGACACGTGTCGTGCCGACCAATATGACTGAGGCTCATTTTGTGGTCTGCTTCAAAGCACAACACTTAAAAGTGTGAGATTCCCAAGAAAATAAACAATCGAGTacatttttgtgtgcatttttttgctATAATTAACCCACGTGCCAACCATTCTGTAATGTTACCTGTCTTAATGACTTGTCACCAGGCCAACCTGTTTCCTGGTGCTCTGGTGTACCTCGGCTCAGACGTGAAGACAGGTTTCTATtggtttcattttcttttatgaCCATTTAAAGTAGAATCCAGTGTTGAATGTTATCTTTAACttgtctatttgtgtgtgtcaacAGAATTCTACTTAAAGAGGGAACTTCTCAAGTCTTCTGTCTCGGCTTTGCAAGCAAATGAATCCATTGCAAGGTACGTAGATACATGTGTGCGGTCTATTCACTGGAACCACTAAATTGGAAAGTTTGTCTTTTTGAGACAGCGTCATTCATGACATCACAGGAGTTGTCAGCATAACGCACAACACCTGAGTATCACAGAAGAGCTCAGTTcagcaagaggaaaaaaattaactgcaTCTACACAATTGGTCAAAGTTATTTGGTACCCTTCTGTTAATGCAAAAGAAACAAGTCACTGAAATACTATAACTGACAAAAGTACTTTTattaaacaatgaaaatcagacattgcttttgaactgTGGTTCATgagaataatttttaaaaacaaacaaatgaaaccggcctgaacaaaaatgatggtacgtgtaatattttgttgaagaaccttttgaggcaatcgcTGCAGTCAAACGATTTTTGTAACGttcaatgagacttctgcacctcTCAGCATGTGTTTTAGCCTACTCTTcatgagcaaactgctccagttgtgtCAGGTTTGAGGGATGCCTTCTCCAGATGGCATGTTTTTCTCCTTCCTCAGATGTTCAA containing:
- the aspscr1 gene encoding tether containing UBX domain for GLUT4 isoform X2 — protein: MAASGSAVTVLTPNGRRQTVKVSPNTTLLQVLEEVCKKHGFNPDNHGLKFQRTVLDLTLQWRFANLPNNAKLEVVPSTRTQTTSDCQVRIALQMEDGSRLQGSFSCGQSLWELLTHFPQISLSELSESGSTPVCVYMRDEVCGEEALKKATLKSLGLTGGSAIVRFLLKREKAPGEDCMDTTEVTLVPVPPAVNEYPKSSASQLDPISSRSEISVSHETAKNSNPAQLRETVPVLTPVSSTSTPPVQQEGVQKIQDTVLSKALPVVREMPETCGEEAGPSGLNSQSSSSSSSSSSDPVVPFIPFSGGGQRLGGPGESAVGRTLSSSLSSSSLSMSAIESPKAKKAKPSHSSATKPVEREPLIYHLERMSHGSKDDVELPDEFFEVTMDDVRKRFAQLKSERKLLEETPLMTKTLRETQIKEKMDRYPKVVLRIQFPDRHVLQGFFRPLETVGALTNFVRSHLEDPNLSFYLFFTPPKKILDDPAVTLFQANLFPGALVYLGSDVKTEFYLKRELLKSSVSALQANESIASCILQSTKHSPSSSVTEEPLPPPEPTADTCASTQDNQNQPSTNTQAAKPSRSDVGKVPKWLKLPGKK
- the aspscr1 gene encoding tether containing UBX domain for GLUT4 isoform X5 → MEDGSRLQGSFSCGQSLWELLTHFPQISLSELSESGSTPVCVYMRDEVCGEEALKKATLKSLGLTGGSAIVRFLLKREKAPGEDCMDTTEVTLVPVPPAVNEYPKSSASQLDPISSRSEISVSHETAKNSNPAQLRETVPVLTPVSSTSTPPVQQEGVQKIQDTVLSKALPVVREMPETCGEEAGPSGLNSQSSSSSSSSSSDPVVPFIPFSGGGQRLGGPGESAVGRTLSSSLSSSSLSMSAIESPKAKKAKPSHSSATKHQPTAKKSDEIMDGAVKFLEPVEREPLIYHLERMSHGSKDDVELPDEFFEVTMDDVRKRFAQLKSERKLLEETPLMTKTLRETQIKEKMDRYPKVVLRIQFPDRHVLQGFFRPLETVGALTNFVRSHLEDPNLSFYLFFTPPKKILDDPAVTLFQANLFPGALVYLGSDVKTEFYLKRELLKSSVSALQANESIASCILQSTKHSPSSSVTEEPLPPPEPTADTCASTQDNQNQPSTNTQAAKPSRSDVGKVPKWLKLPGKK
- the aspscr1 gene encoding tether containing UBX domain for GLUT4 isoform X3, with the translated sequence MIPQVLEEVCKKHGFNPDNHGLKFQRTVLDLTLQWRFANLPNNAKLEVVPSTRTQTTSDCQVRIALQMEDGSRLQGSFSCGQSLWELLTHFPQISLSELSESGSTPVCVYMRDEVCGEEALKKATLKSLGLTGGSAIVRFLLKREKAPGEDCMDTTEVTLVPVPPAVNEYPKSSASQLDPISSRSEISVSHETAKNSNPAQLRETVPVLTPVSSTSTPPVQQEGVQKIQDTVLSKALPVVREMPETCGEEAGPSGLNSQSSSSSSSSSSDPVVPFIPFSGGGQRLGGPGESAVGRTLSSSLSSSSLSMSAIESPKAKKAKPSHSSATKHQPTAKKSDEIMDGAVKFLEPVEREPLIYHLERMSHGSKDDVELPDEFFEVTMDDVRKRFAQLKSERKLLEETPLMTKTLRETQIKEKMDRYPKVVLRIQFPDRHVLQGFFRPLETVGALTNFVRSHLEDPNLSFYLFFTPPKKILDDPAVTLFQANLFPGALVYLGSDVKTEFYLKRELLKSSVSALQANESIASCILQSTKHSPSSSVTEEPLPPPEPTADTCASTQDNQNQPSTNTQAAKPSRSDVGKVPKWLKLPGKK
- the aspscr1 gene encoding tether containing UBX domain for GLUT4 isoform X4 gives rise to the protein MAASGSAVTVLTPNGRRQTVKVSPNTTLLQVLEEVCKKHGFNPDNHGLKFQRTVLDLTLQWRFANLPNNAKLEVVPSTRTQTTSDCQVRIALQMEDGSRLQGSFSCGQSLWELLTHFPQISLSELSESGSTPVCVYMRDEVCGEEALKKATLKSLGLTGGSAIVRFLLKREKAPGEDCMDTTEVTLVPVPPAVNEYPKSSASQLDPISSRSEISVSHETAKNSNPAQLRETVPVLTPVSSTSTPPVQQEGVQKIQDTVLSKALPVVREMPETCGEEAGPSGLNSQSSSSSSSSSSDPVVPFIPFSGGGQRLGGPGESAVGRTLSSSLSSSSLSMSAIESPKAKKAKPSHSSATKHQPTAKKSDEIMDGAVKFLEPVEREPLIYHLERMSHGSKDDVELPDEFFEVTMDDVRKRFAQLKSERKLLEETPLMTKTLRETQIKEKMDRYPKVVLRIQFPDRHVLQGFFRPLETVGALTNFVRSHLEDPNLSFYLFFTPPKKILDDPAVTLFQGRGEGITIHCSKKTSREEIWSPYHKMQKESQAQIGFCKEATEV
- the aspscr1 gene encoding tether containing UBX domain for GLUT4 isoform X1; its protein translation is MAASGSAVTVLTPNGRRQTVKVSPNTTLLQVLEEVCKKHGFNPDNHGLKFQRTVLDLTLQWRFANLPNNAKLEVVPSTRTQTTSDCQVRIALQMEDGSRLQGSFSCGQSLWELLTHFPQISLSELSESGSTPVCVYMRDEVCGEEALKKATLKSLGLTGGSAIVRFLLKREKAPGEDCMDTTEVTLVPVPPAVNEYPKSSASQLDPISSRSEISVSHETAKNSNPAQLRETVPVLTPVSSTSTPPVQQEGVQKIQDTVLSKALPVVREMPETCGEEAGPSGLNSQSSSSSSSSSSDPVVPFIPFSGGGQRLGGPGESAVGRTLSSSLSSSSLSMSAIESPKAKKAKPSHSSATKHQPTAKKSDEIMDGAVKFLEPVEREPLIYHLERMSHGSKDDVELPDEFFEVTMDDVRKRFAQLKSERKLLEETPLMTKTLRETQIKEKMDRYPKVVLRIQFPDRHVLQGFFRPLETVGALTNFVRSHLEDPNLSFYLFFTPPKKILDDPAVTLFQANLFPGALVYLGSDVKTEFYLKRELLKSSVSALQANESIASCILQSTKHSPSSSVTEEPLPPPEPTADTCASTQDNQNQPSTNTQAAKPSRSDVGKVPKWLKLPGKK